One segment of Paenibacillus rhizovicinus DNA contains the following:
- a CDS encoding ATP-binding cassette domain-containing protein — protein sequence MNRTAIATKGLRKSFGQQTVLDGIDLTVQSGTIFALLGPNGAGKTTLINILSTLTKPDGGTASVNGHDVVREREDVKRSISLTGQFAAVDDMLTARENLRMMCRLSGFTPADARSRTAELLKLFDLEASAGKLVKTYSGGMRRRLDLAVSLVASRPVLFLDEPTTGLDTVSRRALWDMILELRDRGMTIFLTTQYLEEADLLADRIAVIAGGRIVASGTAQELKSRFGGELIELHGADEEILAVYATDGSLQHIRNTLNELAEQVSPDTRISLRKPSMDDVFVALTTTSTTSSSTTSTTSTSSTAKVEEAVQ from the coding sequence ATGAACAGAACCGCCATCGCAACAAAAGGCTTACGCAAATCGTTCGGCCAGCAAACGGTGCTGGACGGCATCGATTTGACCGTTCAATCCGGTACGATCTTCGCCTTGCTCGGACCGAACGGCGCCGGCAAGACGACGCTGATCAACATCCTCTCCACGCTTACGAAGCCGGACGGAGGAACGGCCTCCGTCAACGGACATGATGTCGTCCGCGAACGTGAAGACGTCAAACGCTCCATCAGCCTCACGGGACAGTTCGCCGCCGTCGACGACATGCTGACCGCAAGAGAAAACCTCCGCATGATGTGCAGGCTATCCGGTTTCACGCCAGCAGACGCACGCTCCCGGACCGCCGAGCTGTTGAAACTGTTCGATCTGGAAGCGAGCGCCGGCAAGCTCGTCAAAACCTACTCCGGCGGGATGCGCCGCAGACTCGATCTGGCCGTCAGCCTTGTCGCTTCCCGGCCGGTACTGTTCCTGGATGAACCGACGACGGGGCTCGATACCGTCAGCCGGCGCGCCTTATGGGACATGATTTTGGAGCTGCGGGACCGGGGAATGACGATCTTCTTGACGACGCAATATTTGGAAGAAGCCGATCTGCTCGCGGACCGCATTGCCGTCATTGCCGGCGGGCGCATCGTCGCTTCCGGCACGGCGCAGGAGCTGAAGTCCCGCTTCGGAGGCGAGCTGATCGAGCTGCATGGCGCAGATGAGGAAATCCTCGCGGTCTATGCCACCGACGGCAGCCTGCAGCATATTCGGAATACGCTGAACGAGCTCGCCGAACAGGTATCGCCGGATACGCGGATCAGCCTGCGCAAACCTAGCATGGATGATGTATTCGTGGCGTTGACGACGACATCGACGACATCGTCATCAACGACATCAACGACATCAACATCTTCAACCGCCAAAGTAGAGGAGGCCGTCCAATGA